Sequence from the Fragaria vesca subsp. vesca linkage group LG4, FraVesHawaii_1.0, whole genome shotgun sequence genome:
ACGACCATAGAATGATATATAGAACACTCATAAAAAGCAGTAGCAGGAGTAGGAGTAGTAGGGGGAAACATTCTGAGTACTCTACTCCATCTTCTGTAATTCAAAGTCAGAGGAAGGATACGGAAAAGGGAGTATTGCACAATTTGATCATTCAAGTTATGATGGTAGTAATTCAATGCTTTACCTTTGTCTCGCACAATTCTTCTAGAAATCTCATTTAGAATTTCAGCCACCTGAGAATCATCCAACAAAGAAGCTTTCCTAAGCTGAATTAAACCGGAAACCATGTCCGGGTTGAACGGTTTTTCATTCAAAGTATAACGAATGTACTTGCGCAAAATCTCCTCCATGCCAAAACCTGTCTGGATACAAATTAGAGACAGGTTGTCAAAATCATTCTCAGAAAGATATGCCAAAAGAGCAATAAATGACGTTCCCTTTCCAACTAAGTAATGTGCAGACATTCACATGATCACCTTTTGCACAAGTTGTTTGAGGGCATCCGGCGTGATTTGGTGAGAGCCACTCTGAAACATTTCGTCTATTGATTTGCAGAGCATAGCATTTTTATTGACCTGTATCGGCAACGTTTGAGTGATGAATCAAATGCAGTAACCAAAGAAAGAGGAGGAGGAGGAGGAGAGAGAGCAGACCAGCTTCTTGCGTTTATGTCGAGGCGAGGAGAACTTTTTGACGGTCTTGACAACGGCAATGACAAAAGAAAGACCGACATAGGCGAGAGGAAGAGCCAAAATCCAAGGGAGAGAGCTGGTGCCGACTCTGGGGCCAGGAATGGCCTGTGTGACAGAGCCGGTGAACTCCACCAGGTCCAAGGCCTTCTCCTGAATCCATGGTAGATCCTCTTCCACCTCTTCAACGGCTTCTTCTTCGGCTGCTTTATCTTTACTGTTCTTGTTCGTCGTCGCCGGCGAAGGATTGGAATTACTCTTTGCCGCCGCCGCAGCTAAAAGAGGCCTTCTCGCTCGGACTCTGACAGGTAGAGACACAAAAGCAGGAGAAACAGTGGGACCAAGAAACGGGAGACCTTTGCGAGGAGGGAGCAGTTGGGAAGAACAGGCAGTGGCCAGAGCAGAAGCCATGAGCAGATTCTCTTTACCTTCCAGGGTTTATCAATCACCAACTTATTCTGATTTCCCTTCCAATATTTCTACAAAATCGCTCTTTATTCCTATTTGGGCCCCCATTTCTTGGGCTTTCTTTTTCACTTCCTAGTACTGTACTTGGGCTTTTTTGTTCTGGTTTGGTTGTTCACTACTAAGATTATAGTACCGAGTCAGTAATCACCAATACACTTCAGTCTGCCTCACTTTTTATAGTGATGAAATTTAACCATAGATGCAAGGATTTTGGTTTTGAACTTGTAACAATTGGGGTGAAATATAGGGGAGCAAACTGGCCTTTAGCCTCTGTAGTCTTTAGTTCTATACATATCACTTATCTTTGAACTTGTAACAATTCAGCAAAAAGGAACTGTATGGGACATAAATTTGATCATTACAGATATCATGCACCAGAATTTCAACCTCTCTCAGTTCTCACTACTACAGTAAATAGCTTCAATTGTCAGATTCTTTCTTTTGGATCGAATATATTTGGACCGTGCTTTGAGATATTCAGTAACAGGGCAACTTCATTAATAGATATTTCTCATGGTTTCTGTATCCTAAGAGAAACAGATGTGGTTGGTTCTCATCTTCTCCTACAGATTGGATTTTGGTCTTGAGGATTCTTTGGACCATGAGGGTGGGATGATTTTGTAATCCTGAGTCATCTTTTCCTCTTTCTTAACTTCATCTTCTGCTTCCTTAGAAAAGGCATCTGGATTGGCTTTAATACAATTCTGCAAATTTACAAATGGATGCACACAGTCTGATCCCTACAAAAGAGAAAGAGAAAAAAGTTCACGTCAAGTACCCTGGGAAATTTTTTGTAATTCTGTACAACAATGTTGAAATATATATATTTGAACCTAAAACCAAACCATTTATCAGCAAGTACATGCATCTAAGCACAGCCATAACCAGAAGTGGAAAAATCAACTTAAGAACTTGTCATTTGGCAGAAGGAAGAGCAAAATATAGTGAAAGACAACATTACTCAATATGTTTTCATGAATCTCCAAATCTCCAGTCTGTTTGGTACACTGATTAAAAATCAAACCAGGTGATGCATTTCTGATATTAAATAACTAGAAGAAGATAGTCCAAAAATGCAGGTCCACACTGATATTTTCCTTTTTCTTCTTTAGTGTTGACAGCTTATAGTTATGACATATATTATCTTACATGTTATATGCCATTACATACTATCAAGTAAAGTTGAGTTGTAAATATGCTGTGTGCCAGTTTGCACAAGGAAAAGAAAAGACCCAGAAGCTCATAACTAATATCTTGGTGAAGTTGGGTGCTACCTTCTCTGCCACAGTACTCTTCAGATAACACAGAAAAGCCTCTGAAAATGGAAGCCCACAAGGGCCCTTCCGTAAGTCAGCTATGCAAGGGCACTCCAGTGCCTTCTGAGCCTTGGCATCAAGAGACTGAAAACCAGAAAATGCATAGTTCAGTTCCTTTTATTGCCAATCATAGCGGGAAAAGTGTATACTATTTATCTATTTCTTAAATAATGCCCTACAATTAACGAAGTAACTAAAATTGGTAAGTATAAGTTTATGAACCACAGAGACAACACACCCATCTTGAACAATGACAGGTAAGTCCGTTAGTGTATGAAATAAACCAACCTCAGTTGCATCATTCCCATATGCTGCAGCTTCTGTAAATGCATAACAAAGGTAGGAATATCAGCTATTGTACACTTGATAAACTGGCAGATGACGAAGGAAACAAAGTTTCAGAAACTAAAGGACTCGACATGTAGTGGCTCTATAAAACAGTGGTATCTGTAGAGGAGAGTTTTGGTTACATGATGAACTCAATTCAATTATATCATGTAATCCAGTATGTTAATAAGTGATTAAAGTAAAGCCAAAACATTATTGGGCAATTAGGTTGAAATTGAAGAGCGAGATTTATACATGGTGATGGAAACAAATACGGAAAACAAAAGGATTACTTACAAAAATGGATATCCTAATCAGAAGGAGGAGGAGGAGGAGGAAGGGTTACCGGAAATGAGAGAGTTGATGGAGGAGACGCCGTGAGCTTGTGGATCCACATCGGCTGCCGCCTCGCTTTGAACTTGACCCATCTCCGAGCCGAGGACTGTAAAAGTCGTTTCGTTTCGTTTCGTTTCGTTTTAAAAGAAATTAAAGGTTGACCCGTGCAGCCCGCCTAGGCCCGCATCCGCTCCGCCTAGCCCGCTTTGGCCCACTGTAGTACAAGTCTCGAGGTCCAGCCCAAATATTAATATGAAGACGGCAAAAACAGAATTGAAAGGGGGTCGTGAGAATTGGAAGGTTGATGGCGAGAGAATAGAGAGAGATGGAGAATTTGAAACTGGGGATGTTGGATCAGTTGGATGGTTTCTTGACGAAAAACCATCAGAAGACTCTGAAATCTCTGTTCCGGCGGAGCAGCAGCACCAAGTCCAGCGGCGAAGATGACTCCCCTTCCTCCGCCTCCGATTCTCCCAAGCCCATTCCTCACCTCTCTCCTTTCGCCAATTCCGTCGTCTCTCGCTGTTCCAAGTTACTCTCTTCCTTTATTCATGCATTCACGTTTATGGTTTACTTTTTCATGCAATCTCATATCCTTCTAAACCATTCCTTTTATGTAAATGAACAATATCTCGCTCCTTACCTCCCCAGTTTGAGTTTGAAATCACAAATACCTCTCTTTTTTGC
This genomic interval carries:
- the LOC101304377 gene encoding mitochondrial intermembrane space import and assembly protein 40-like translates to MGQVQSEAAADVDPQAHGVSSINSLISEAAAYGNDATESLDAKAQKALECPCIADLRKGPCGLPFSEAFLCYLKSTVAEKGSDCVHPFVNLQNCIKANPDAFSKEAEDEVKKEEKMTQDYKIIPPSWSKESSRPKSNL
- the LOC101304088 gene encoding uncharacterized protein LOC101304088, encoding MASALATACSSQLLPPRKGLPFLGPTVSPAFVSLPVRVRARRPLLAAAAAKSNSNPSPATTNKNSKDKAAEEEAVEEVEEDLPWIQEKALDLVEFTGSVTQAIPGPRVGTSSLPWILALPLAYVGLSFVIAVVKTVKKFSSPRHKRKKLVNKNAMLCKSIDEMFQSGSHQITPDALKQLVQKTGFGMEEILRKYIRYTLNEKPFNPDMVSGLIQLRKASLLDDSQVAEILNEISRRIVRDKGPVVMDMAGYTERGFKRKLAVQALFGKVFYLSELPEFCSRDSSLIVKEIFGVTDEDADRLRMHTASEAGDMESLEKMVDDSDSD